One segment of Pontibacter akesuensis DNA contains the following:
- a CDS encoding TonB family protein, with protein MPHNKHHILLPEGEHPSLALLRQYHDDALPPPQSHQVEKHLLGCELCADVLEGMALSDAASTQAAVDELNQRAAASIKHKQKRRVLPAWQMAAAVLLLLCTTVLVLYYNYSNIQQEQGGRAVGKQVKSSQALSVPIPTDTEIIYEIEADSSVSRSIAAVVPSEKVAIGLKRSVTNSEDYVIDDVTPEELMSEMDEKAHERYISNIMEGIDSPSLATATPAKLKATEAEVAPAPSSLSLAPSTVPESTKVANALQGKAAGVSVRGMSSLSRSGNTREVSGQVLSEDGQPLPGVTVRLKGTNLGTTTDPNGNFSLSVAQANTILQFYFIGYETAEKAIAANTTSLNVQMTTDNQALSEVVVVGYGSGKPVEAPAVVAAKPIVGYRAYRKYLKENLNIPAGSARGKVVVGFTVSASGAVKDVQVLESLCPACDAEAIRLISEGPAWKAASQAGSPVQQQIKVTVRFRSK; from the coding sequence ATGCCCCACAATAAGCACCACATACTGCTACCAGAAGGAGAACATCCCTCGCTTGCACTGCTGCGGCAGTACCATGATGATGCTTTGCCCCCTCCGCAGAGCCACCAGGTGGAAAAGCACCTTTTGGGTTGTGAGCTGTGCGCGGATGTACTGGAGGGTATGGCGCTATCTGATGCCGCCAGCACGCAAGCAGCTGTGGATGAATTGAACCAACGCGCGGCAGCAAGTATAAAACATAAACAAAAGCGCAGGGTTTTACCGGCGTGGCAGATGGCTGCGGCTGTGCTGCTCCTGCTGTGCACCACGGTTTTGGTATTATACTATAACTACAGCAACATACAGCAAGAGCAGGGAGGTAGGGCCGTAGGGAAGCAGGTAAAAAGTTCTCAGGCACTGTCTGTTCCTATACCTACTGACACAGAGATTATCTACGAAATCGAAGCCGACAGCAGTGTTTCAAGAAGTATAGCAGCGGTTGTACCCTCCGAAAAGGTAGCTATAGGACTTAAACGTTCAGTAACAAATTCAGAAGACTATGTCATTGATGATGTCACTCCAGAGGAACTGATGTCGGAAATGGATGAAAAGGCACACGAGCGCTACATCAGTAATATCATGGAAGGCATAGACTCTCCATCACTAGCTACAGCCACTCCCGCTAAATTGAAAGCTACAGAAGCCGAAGTTGCACCTGCACCCTCAAGCTTATCTCTGGCGCCTTCAACTGTGCCGGAGAGCACGAAGGTTGCCAATGCCTTACAAGGCAAAGCAGCAGGCGTTTCCGTACGCGGCATGAGCAGCCTGAGCAGAAGCGGAAATACAAGGGAAGTGTCTGGGCAAGTGCTGTCAGAGGATGGGCAGCCGCTCCCAGGTGTTACAGTTAGGCTGAAAGGCACCAACCTTGGCACCACCACCGACCCAAACGGTAACTTCAGCCTTTCTGTAGCTCAGGCTAACACCATACTTCAATTTTATTTTATTGGGTATGAAACAGCAGAGAAGGCTATAGCCGCGAATACCACCTCATTGAACGTGCAAATGACTACAGATAATCAGGCTCTGAGTGAGGTAGTGGTTGTTGGCTACGGCTCTGGTAAACCAGTCGAAGCCCCTGCAGTGGTGGCGGCAAAACCAATAGTGGGGTATAGAGCATACCGCAAATACCTGAAGGAGAACCTAAACATTCCTGCAGGCAGTGCAAGAGGCAAGGTAGTGGTGGGCTTTACTGTCTCCGCCTCCGGTGCTGTAAAGGATGTGCAGGTGCTGGAAAGCCTCTGCCCGGCATGTGATGCGGAAGCCATCCGTTTGATTTCTGAAGGCCCTGCCTGGAAAGCAGCCAGCCAGGCAGGCAGCCCCGTACAACAGCAGATAAAAGTAACGGTAAGGTTCAGGAGTAAATAA
- a CDS encoding RNA polymerase sigma factor, which yields MLPIFLKLFSNTKPPPDDLELVRLYRQSGDMTHLGDLFQRHTEMVYLVCLKYLKDEEESKDATMQLFEHLATALLKHDITNFKSWLHVTTKNHCLMQLRSKKKRQSINLEDLPPALMENKADLHLIEAETPDKVEQVLAEGMAGLPPEQRQCVEMFYLQQKSYKEIAALTGCELSKVKSYIQNGKRNLKIYMEKNHAPQ from the coding sequence ATGCTACCTATTTTCCTCAAGCTTTTCTCCAACACCAAACCACCACCGGACGACCTGGAACTGGTGCGCCTGTACCGGCAGTCGGGAGACATGACACACCTTGGGGACCTTTTTCAGCGCCACACAGAAATGGTTTACCTGGTGTGCCTAAAGTACCTGAAGGATGAGGAGGAGAGCAAGGACGCCACGATGCAGCTGTTTGAGCACCTCGCAACGGCGCTGCTCAAACACGACATCACCAATTTTAAAAGCTGGCTGCACGTTACCACCAAAAACCACTGCCTGATGCAACTGCGCTCCAAAAAAAAGCGGCAAAGTATAAATCTGGAGGACTTGCCCCCGGCACTTATGGAAAACAAGGCAGACTTACATCTTATTGAGGCAGAAACGCCAGATAAGGTAGAACAGGTTCTGGCTGAAGGTATGGCTGGTTTACCTCCTGAACAGCGGCAATGCGTGGAGATGTTTTACCTGCAACAGAAGAGTTACAAAGAAATTGCCGCCCTAACGGGCTGTGAGTTGAGCAAAGTGAAAAGCTATATCCAGAACGGAAAGCGGAACCTGAAAATTTACATGGAGAAGAACCATGCCCCACAATAA
- a CDS encoding LptF/LptG family permease codes for MKKLDKLILKAFFGPFLLTFSVVEFILLTQYMLKYLDELVGKDLGGQVFAELLFYFSINMAPVALPLAVLLSSLMTFGSLGEHHELTAIKTSGIALTRVLRPVLIAVSIITVGAFFFNNYIVPKANLKAYSLLWDIRQKKPAMNFKEGAFYNGIPGYSIKVNEKMNEGRTLREVMIYDHSKGGTNTTVILADSGEMYMDYNDSYLVLELFDGNTYVDQNDASFRSSNEQFVRQEFDKSKLMLSMASFDFDRTREELFSDNKMMKNIDELKVVTDSLQRYSERDRSYFAPNVDPFYMYFKADTGQVKNGLRLLDKKVKRELPAPTHETLLLATNKARNIKSFTNSYVERIKNTNREANSYEVEIWRKYTQSISIIVMFLIGAPLGAIIKKGGLGVPVVISIAFFIIMYVMTILGEKWGREGLVSVGAGMWAANMILLPVGLFFLYQARNDSSLLEVDFWRKLMTRLRRNKI; via the coding sequence ATGAAGAAACTAGATAAGCTTATTCTAAAGGCCTTTTTTGGGCCCTTTTTACTTACCTTCTCGGTAGTGGAGTTTATACTGCTCACGCAGTACATGCTCAAGTACCTCGATGAGTTGGTGGGCAAAGACTTGGGAGGCCAGGTTTTTGCCGAATTGCTTTTTTACTTTAGCATCAACATGGCTCCTGTTGCGCTTCCGCTGGCCGTGTTGCTGTCTTCCCTCATGACCTTTGGCTCCTTAGGTGAACACCATGAGCTTACGGCCATCAAAACCTCAGGCATTGCCCTAACACGCGTGCTGCGCCCTGTGCTGATCGCGGTAAGCATCATCACAGTGGGTGCTTTCTTCTTTAACAACTACATCGTTCCGAAGGCCAACCTAAAGGCCTATAGCCTGCTGTGGGACATCCGCCAGAAGAAGCCTGCCATGAATTTCAAGGAAGGCGCTTTTTACAACGGTATTCCCGGCTACAGCATTAAGGTGAACGAGAAGATGAACGAGGGGCGTACGCTGCGCGAGGTGATGATCTACGATCACTCTAAAGGCGGCACCAATACCACGGTTATACTTGCTGACTCCGGCGAAATGTACATGGATTACAATGATTCCTACCTGGTGCTGGAGCTGTTTGACGGCAATACATATGTTGATCAGAACGATGCCTCTTTCAGAAGCTCGAATGAGCAGTTCGTGCGGCAGGAGTTTGACAAGAGCAAGCTTATGCTAAGTATGGCTTCCTTCGATTTTGACCGTACCAGAGAGGAACTGTTCTCCGACAACAAAATGATGAAGAACATCGATGAGTTGAAGGTGGTGACGGATTCCCTGCAGCGGTACAGCGAGCGCGACAGAAGCTATTTTGCACCGAACGTGGATCCTTTTTATATGTATTTCAAGGCAGATACCGGTCAGGTAAAGAATGGCCTGCGCCTGCTGGACAAGAAGGTAAAACGGGAGTTGCCGGCCCCAACACATGAAACCCTGCTTCTGGCCACCAACAAGGCACGAAATATCAAGAGCTTCACCAATAGCTACGTTGAGCGAATCAAGAACACTAATCGGGAGGCAAACAGCTATGAGGTGGAGATTTGGCGCAAGTATACCCAATCTATTTCCATTATTGTGATGTTCCTGATTGGTGCGCCGCTGGGGGCTATTATTAAGAAAGGCGGCCTGGGTGTGCCGGTGGTTATATCCATTGCCTTTTTTATTATTATGTATGTGATGACCATCCTGGGGGAGAAGTGGGGGCGCGAAGGGCTTGTTTCAGTGGGCGCCGGGATGTGGGCCGCCAACATGATCCTGCTACCGGTAGGACTTTTCTTCCTGTACCAGGCCCGCAACGACTCCAGTTTGCTGGAAGTGGACTTCTGGCGCAAACTGATGACGCGCCTGCGTAGAAATAAAATATGA
- the pnp gene encoding polyribonucleotide nucleotidyltransferase, with protein MSYNAITKSIFLPDGREITIETGKLAKQADGSVVVKMGNTMLLAAVVSNQDAREGVDFLPLSVDYQEKFASSGKIPGGFLRREARLSDYEILVSRLVDRVLRPLFPQDYHSETQMTINLISADTDIMPDALAALAASAAIAVSDIPFNGPISEVRVARIDGKLVINPSVTDLQRADIELMVGASMDSVVMVEGEMSEVSEAEMLEAIQYAHEAIKVQCQAQLDLAEAVGKTEKRTYSHETHDEELRQKVYAATYDKAYEVAKRGRANKSERSEGFKAVRDEFIESLGEDHNYDLGLIKTYYHDVEKEAVRNMILSDRTRLDGRQLDEIRPIWSEVNYLPATHGSAVFTRGETQSLTTVTLGTKLDEQMIDSAMVSGTNKFLLHYNFPAFSTGEVRPNRGPGRREVGHGNLALRALKKVLPSEDQNPYTIRIVSDILESNGSSSMATVCAGSLALMDAGVPIKAPVSGIAMGLITDEQTGKFAVLSDILGDEDHLGDMDFKVTGTEKGITACQMDIKVKGLSYDILSQALQQANAGRLHILKEMSKTLSAPNADYKPHTPRSFNIVVDKEFIGAIIGPGGKVIQQIQKDTGATIIIEEKNEKGHVNIFASNQESMDQAVNKIKGIAAQPEMGEVYIGKVKSIQPYGAFVEFMPGKDGLLHISEIKHGRLETMDGVLEIGEEIKVKLVDVDKKTGKFKLSRKAILPKPGEEVAQ; from the coding sequence ATGTCCTACAACGCAATCACAAAATCTATTTTTCTTCCGGATGGCCGGGAGATCACAATTGAAACTGGAAAACTGGCCAAGCAGGCCGATGGATCAGTCGTAGTGAAAATGGGTAACACCATGCTGCTGGCTGCCGTGGTATCTAACCAGGATGCCCGTGAGGGGGTTGACTTCCTGCCGCTATCTGTAGACTACCAGGAGAAATTTGCCTCTTCAGGCAAAATACCAGGGGGCTTCCTGCGCAGAGAAGCCAGATTATCTGACTATGAAATACTTGTTTCCCGCTTAGTTGACCGTGTACTGCGCCCGCTGTTCCCGCAAGACTACCACTCGGAAACACAAATGACTATAAACCTGATATCTGCTGACACGGATATCATGCCTGATGCTTTGGCTGCTCTTGCTGCATCTGCTGCTATCGCCGTTTCTGACATCCCTTTCAACGGCCCGATTTCGGAAGTACGTGTAGCCCGCATCGATGGCAAACTGGTGATCAACCCAAGTGTAACGGATCTGCAGCGTGCCGACATCGAACTGATGGTGGGTGCATCTATGGACAGTGTCGTGATGGTAGAAGGCGAAATGAGCGAGGTTTCTGAGGCAGAAATGCTGGAAGCTATCCAATATGCGCACGAAGCGATCAAAGTACAATGCCAGGCGCAGCTAGATTTGGCTGAAGCGGTTGGCAAAACTGAGAAGCGCACTTACTCGCACGAAACGCATGACGAGGAATTGCGCCAGAAAGTATACGCAGCCACTTACGACAAAGCATACGAAGTAGCCAAAAGAGGCCGTGCCAACAAGTCTGAGCGTTCTGAAGGCTTTAAAGCCGTTCGTGATGAGTTTATCGAGTCTCTTGGCGAAGATCACAACTATGACCTTGGCTTGATCAAGACGTATTACCATGACGTGGAGAAGGAGGCAGTTCGTAACATGATCCTGTCTGACCGCACGCGTTTGGATGGCCGTCAGTTAGATGAGATCCGCCCAATCTGGTCAGAAGTAAATTACTTACCAGCGACACACGGTTCTGCCGTTTTCACACGTGGTGAGACACAATCTTTGACTACCGTAACATTGGGTACCAAGCTGGACGAGCAGATGATCGACAGCGCCATGGTATCTGGTACAAATAAATTCCTCTTGCACTATAACTTCCCTGCGTTCTCAACCGGCGAAGTTAGACCAAACAGAGGCCCAGGCCGCCGTGAGGTAGGCCATGGTAACCTGGCGCTTCGTGCACTTAAGAAAGTGCTTCCTTCGGAAGACCAGAACCCATACACGATTCGTATCGTTTCTGATATTCTGGAGTCAAACGGTTCGTCTTCTATGGCAACGGTTTGTGCTGGTAGCCTTGCCCTGATGGATGCCGGTGTTCCTATCAAAGCACCTGTATCTGGTATTGCCATGGGTCTGATCACTGATGAGCAGACAGGCAAATTTGCCGTACTTTCTGACATCTTGGGTGATGAGGATCACCTGGGTGACATGGACTTCAAAGTAACCGGAACAGAGAAAGGTATCACTGCCTGCCAGATGGACATCAAAGTGAAAGGTTTGTCTTACGACATCCTGAGCCAGGCGCTTCAGCAGGCAAACGCTGGTCGTTTGCACATCCTGAAAGAAATGTCTAAGACCTTGTCTGCTCCTAATGCTGATTACAAGCCGCATACACCACGTTCGTTCAACATTGTGGTCGACAAGGAGTTTATCGGAGCTATCATTGGACCGGGTGGTAAAGTGATTCAGCAGATTCAGAAAGACACAGGTGCCACCATCATCATTGAAGAGAAAAATGAGAAGGGCCATGTAAACATCTTTGCCAGCAACCAGGAGTCTATGGACCAGGCGGTGAACAAGATTAAAGGTATTGCAGCACAACCAGAGATGGGCGAAGTATACATTGGCAAAGTGAAGTCAATCCAGCCTTACGGCGCCTTCGTTGAATTCATGCCAGGCAAAGATGGTTTGCTGCACATTTCTGAGATCAAGCACGGACGTTTAGAGACAATGGACGGTGTGCTGGAAATCGGCGAGGAAATCAAGGTGAAATTGGTGGATGTTGATAAGAAAACAGGCAAGTTCAAGCTTTCCCGTAAGGCCATCCTTCCTAAGCCAGGCGAAGAAGTAGCCCAGTAA
- the rpsO gene encoding 30S ribosomal protein S15 — translation MRLTTEAKQEIFEKHGFNKATTDTGSPESQIALFTTRIADLTEHLKIHKKDFSTRLGLLKLVGKRRRLLNYLMKNDIERYRAIIAELGIRK, via the coding sequence ATGAGATTAACCACTGAAGCGAAACAAGAGATTTTCGAAAAGCACGGTTTCAACAAGGCAACGACTGACACAGGATCTCCTGAGTCGCAGATCGCACTTTTTACAACGCGCATCGCTGACCTTACTGAGCACCTGAAAATCCACAAGAAAGACTTTAGCACTCGTCTGGGTCTTTTAAAGCTGGTAGGTAAGAGAAGAAGACTTCTAAACTACCTGATGAAAAACGATATCGAGCGATACAGAGCTATCATCGCCGAGCTAGGTATTCGTAAGTAA
- a CDS encoding alpha-amylase family glycosyl hydrolase, which translates to MKETAQYLWWQSGIIYQVYPRSFQDSDGDGVGDLPGIIKRLDYLKWLGVTAVWVSPIYPSPMADFGYDISDYCGIHPLFGTMADFDKLLEEVHQRDMKLILDLVPNHTSNKHSWFEESRSSRDNPKRDWYIWHDAAEDGGEPNNWLSVFGGSAWEWDEQTEQYYYHAFLKEQPDLNWRNPEVQQAMFDVMRFWLDKGVDGFRVDVMWHMIKDKQLRNNPENPNYKISQSTYEQLIPAYSTDQPEVHDVVAQMREVMDAYDERVMIGEIYLPIDKLVTYYGQNRKESHLPFNFMLVTLDWEAQALSSHIDEYEGAIPEDGWPNWVIGNHDQPRITSRVGLSQAKVAAMLLLTLRGTPTLYYGDELGMRDVPIPPDEVKDPQGLNMPDKDLSRDPARTPMQWDNSPQAGFTDGKPWLRLPHNYQRVNVEVQRDDPYSFLSFYRKLIALRQQEPALNVGAYEPVQSQSSLLTYIRKYEQKQFLIILNMSHKPCIFRLGKQHYKGKIVAATDPDREGNEVDGNITLYGDEGFVIELD; encoded by the coding sequence ATGAAGGAAACAGCGCAGTATCTTTGGTGGCAGTCAGGAATAATTTACCAGGTGTATCCCCGCTCCTTTCAGGATTCAGATGGCGACGGGGTTGGCGATTTGCCGGGCATCATCAAGCGATTGGATTACCTGAAGTGGCTCGGCGTAACTGCAGTCTGGGTCTCTCCTATCTATCCATCGCCCATGGCTGATTTCGGATACGACATCTCTGACTACTGCGGCATCCATCCGCTCTTTGGCACCATGGCGGATTTTGACAAGTTGCTGGAGGAAGTACACCAGCGGGACATGAAGCTTATACTTGACCTCGTGCCCAACCACACTTCCAACAAACATTCCTGGTTTGAGGAATCCCGCTCCTCCCGCGACAACCCGAAAAGAGATTGGTACATCTGGCACGATGCGGCTGAGGATGGCGGCGAGCCCAATAACTGGCTAAGTGTGTTTGGCGGCAGCGCCTGGGAATGGGACGAGCAAACAGAGCAATACTACTACCATGCCTTCCTGAAGGAGCAGCCGGACCTGAACTGGCGCAACCCTGAGGTACAGCAGGCAATGTTCGATGTTATGCGCTTCTGGCTTGATAAGGGCGTGGATGGCTTCCGTGTGGATGTGATGTGGCACATGATTAAGGACAAACAACTTCGCAACAACCCTGAAAATCCGAATTACAAGATTTCGCAGTCCACCTATGAGCAATTGATTCCGGCTTACTCCACCGATCAACCGGAAGTGCACGACGTTGTGGCGCAGATGCGGGAGGTGATGGATGCGTACGATGAGCGCGTAATGATAGGGGAAATATACCTACCGATAGACAAGTTGGTGACGTACTATGGCCAGAACAGAAAAGAATCGCACCTGCCTTTTAACTTCATGCTGGTAACGCTCGACTGGGAGGCGCAGGCGCTTTCCTCTCACATTGATGAATACGAAGGCGCTATTCCCGAGGACGGTTGGCCAAACTGGGTTATTGGCAACCACGACCAGCCGCGCATTACCAGCCGCGTGGGCCTTTCGCAGGCAAAAGTGGCTGCTATGCTGCTGCTCACCCTTCGCGGAACCCCCACTTTATACTATGGCGACGAACTAGGCATGCGCGATGTGCCGATTCCGCCGGATGAGGTAAAAGACCCACAGGGCCTGAACATGCCGGACAAAGACCTTAGCCGCGACCCTGCCCGTACGCCCATGCAATGGGACAACAGTCCTCAGGCAGGATTTACGGATGGAAAGCCCTGGCTGCGGCTGCCCCACAATTACCAGCGGGTGAACGTAGAGGTGCAGCGGGATGATCCCTACTCCTTCCTTTCGTTCTACCGCAAGTTGATTGCGCTAAGGCAACAGGAACCCGCTCTGAATGTCGGGGCTTACGAACCGGTGCAGTCGCAGTCGTCGCTGCTCACCTACATCCGCAAGTATGAGCAAAAGCAGTTCCTGATCATCCTTAATATGAGCCACAAGCCGTGCATCTTCAGGCTTGGCAAACAGCACTACAAAGGCAAAATAGTAGCCGCAACAGATCCTGACAGGGAAGGAAACGAGGTAGACGGTAACATCACCCTGTATGGCGATGAAGGCTTTGTAATTGAGCTGGACTAA
- a CDS encoding START-like domain-containing protein, whose translation MTKATKTKFVREYPINASAKLLYPYLSTPGGLAQWFCDEATVNSEKQYKFVWDGQTHFAELTSHRINRSVRFLFLSEKREHVPDASYIDFSIEASELTQEQFLKVVDYSDEDDEEEMEELWDNLMQNLREIVGG comes from the coding sequence ATGACGAAAGCTACAAAAACAAAGTTTGTGCGGGAGTACCCTATAAATGCCTCCGCCAAGCTGTTATACCCTTACCTTAGCACCCCAGGTGGCCTTGCCCAATGGTTTTGCGACGAAGCGACTGTGAACAGCGAGAAGCAGTACAAGTTCGTGTGGGACGGACAGACTCATTTTGCCGAACTAACGAGCCATCGCATTAATCGCTCTGTCCGTTTTCTTTTCCTGAGCGAGAAGCGGGAGCATGTGCCGGATGCCTCTTACATAGATTTCTCCATCGAGGCAAGCGAACTGACACAGGAGCAGTTTCTGAAGGTAGTCGATTATTCTGATGAGGATGACGAGGAGGAGATGGAGGAACTGTGGGACAACCTGATGCAGAATTTGCGCGAAATAGTGGGAGGGTAG
- a CDS encoding vWA domain-containing protein, with the protein MKRTIYMLLLAFLFAAVQAQAKEVKVSGTVTDAATGAALPGVAIKLKGTNQGTTTDSKGKYSLQVPDDKATLVFSYIGYKPKEVKVGNRQVMDVQLSVDNKVLQEVVMTGYATESKVRIRGNATLQGQVAGVQVRKGRGVGLYDAEKLNHNTENYDYIKESSFQSARKSPLSTFSIDVDKASYSNVRRFLNNGQLPPVDAVRIEEMINYFSYDYPQPAGDAPFSVTTELSECPWNKENQLLHIGLQGKDIPTANLPASNLVFLVDVSGSMDTPDKLPLVKAGFRLLVEQLRPQDKIAIVVYAGAAGLVLPPTPGNKKDKIMEALHMLEAGGSTAGGAGINLAYKVAQEQFMPGGNNRVILATDGDFNVGVSSDGELSRLIEKKRETGIALTVLGFGTGNLKDSRMEQLADKGNGNYAYVDNILEAKKVFVNEFGGTLFTIAKDVKLQLEFNPAKVKAYRLIGYENRALQDEDFNDDRKDAGELGSGHTVTALYEIVPAGAKLAAADIAGGNVDDLKYQKTNLSDGATSTDELLTLKLRYKAPDGKQSKLITSTVSTRAVAARATSDNFRFAAAVAAFGMLLRESEFKGNASFAQVLELAEGARGADKEGYRAEFIRLVNSRTLLSDNLAR; encoded by the coding sequence ATGAAAAGAACGATCTACATGCTACTGCTGGCCTTCCTGTTTGCAGCAGTGCAGGCACAGGCAAAGGAAGTGAAGGTGTCTGGAACCGTAACCGATGCAGCAACGGGTGCTGCACTTCCTGGTGTTGCTATCAAGCTGAAAGGAACAAACCAGGGAACCACCACCGACTCTAAGGGAAAGTATAGCCTGCAGGTGCCGGACGATAAGGCCACACTTGTCTTTTCCTACATTGGCTATAAACCTAAAGAGGTAAAAGTAGGAAACAGGCAGGTGATGGATGTACAGCTTTCAGTTGATAACAAGGTCTTGCAGGAAGTGGTTATGACAGGCTACGCCACAGAAAGCAAGGTGCGTATCCGGGGAAATGCCACCTTGCAAGGTCAGGTGGCCGGAGTGCAGGTGAGAAAGGGTAGGGGCGTGGGGCTTTATGATGCGGAAAAGTTAAATCACAACACCGAGAACTACGACTACATCAAGGAGAGTTCTTTTCAGAGTGCCCGCAAAAGTCCGTTGTCTACCTTTTCAATTGATGTGGACAAAGCCTCCTACAGTAATGTGCGCCGGTTCCTGAACAATGGTCAACTCCCGCCAGTGGATGCGGTCCGCATTGAGGAGATGATCAATTACTTTTCTTATGACTATCCCCAGCCTGCAGGAGACGCCCCCTTCTCTGTAACGACCGAGTTATCTGAGTGTCCCTGGAACAAAGAAAACCAGCTGCTGCACATCGGCCTGCAAGGGAAGGATATTCCTACTGCAAACTTGCCCGCCTCCAACCTGGTGTTTTTGGTAGATGTATCCGGCTCTATGGACACGCCAGACAAACTGCCCCTGGTGAAGGCGGGCTTCAGGCTGCTGGTAGAGCAATTGCGGCCCCAGGATAAAATAGCCATTGTGGTGTATGCGGGTGCCGCCGGTTTGGTGCTGCCACCTACCCCGGGAAACAAGAAGGACAAAATTATGGAAGCCCTCCACATGCTGGAGGCTGGTGGCTCTACAGCGGGCGGTGCAGGTATCAACCTGGCCTACAAGGTGGCGCAGGAGCAGTTTATGCCTGGCGGAAACAACCGTGTTATACTTGCCACAGACGGTGATTTTAATGTGGGCGTAAGCAGCGACGGCGAACTGAGCCGGCTCATTGAGAAGAAGCGGGAAACAGGCATTGCCCTCACAGTGCTTGGCTTTGGCACCGGCAACCTGAAAGATTCCCGCATGGAACAGCTCGCTGACAAAGGCAACGGCAACTATGCCTATGTCGATAATATTCTGGAGGCGAAGAAGGTGTTTGTAAACGAGTTTGGCGGCACGCTTTTTACGATAGCCAAAGACGTAAAGCTGCAGTTGGAGTTTAACCCGGCAAAGGTAAAGGCTTACCGGCTAATCGGGTATGAGAACAGAGCCCTGCAGGACGAGGATTTCAACGATGATAGAAAAGACGCCGGCGAACTCGGGTCTGGCCACACAGTGACCGCCCTGTATGAAATAGTGCCTGCCGGTGCAAAGCTAGCTGCTGCTGATATAGCAGGTGGCAACGTGGATGACCTGAAGTACCAGAAGACCAACCTTAGCGACGGAGCTACTTCCACAGACGAGCTACTAACGCTGAAGCTCCGCTACAAAGCACCCGATGGCAAACAAAGCAAGCTCATCACCTCCACCGTTTCAACCCGGGCAGTAGCTGCACGTGCTACCTCTGATAACTTCCGCTTCGCAGCCGCAGTGGCTGCTTTTGGCATGCTCCTCCGCGAATCAGAATTTAAAGGGAACGCTTCTTTTGCGCAGGTGCTGGAGTTGGCTGAAGGTGCCCGCGGTGCAGACAAGGAGGGTTACCGCGCCGAGTTTATCCGCTTAGTGAACTCGAGAACGCTGTTGAGTGACAATTTAGCGAGGTAA